A portion of the Actomonas aquatica genome contains these proteins:
- a CDS encoding rhomboid family intramembrane serine protease encodes MVGLMLVVFIAQVALTWVDPAMAEAWLTRLALVPKRWIQEWQRWIGWGPVFSAAFLHGGPMHLAGNAWFLWVFGRSLEEEMGGWRFLLVYAVGTVGAALAQIAAAPGSEIPMVGASGAISAVMGAYLLRLPTRWIVSLVPWVVPILPVPAVVFLVVWFVLQLSQGMDTLGAQPAGGVAWWAHAGGFVTGALVAWALPSASGRKKKTPRGKRKASRAKG; translated from the coding sequence TTGGTCGGGCTGATGCTGGTGGTCTTCATCGCGCAGGTCGCGCTGACTTGGGTTGACCCGGCGATGGCCGAGGCGTGGCTGACGCGTTTGGCGCTCGTGCCCAAGCGGTGGATACAGGAGTGGCAGCGATGGATCGGCTGGGGCCCTGTCTTCAGCGCGGCGTTTCTGCATGGCGGACCGATGCATCTGGCGGGCAACGCCTGGTTTTTGTGGGTGTTTGGCCGCTCGCTGGAGGAGGAGATGGGCGGCTGGCGCTTCCTGCTCGTCTATGCGGTGGGAACGGTGGGCGCGGCGTTGGCGCAGATCGCGGCGGCGCCGGGCAGCGAGATCCCGATGGTCGGGGCGAGTGGGGCGATCTCGGCCGTGATGGGGGCTTACCTGCTGCGGCTGCCGACGCGCTGGATCGTCTCGTTGGTGCCGTGGGTGGTGCCGATCCTGCCGGTGCCGGCGGTGGTGTTTTTGGTGGTGTGGTTTGTCCTACAGCTATCCCAAGGCATGGACACGCTGGGCGCTCAGCCGGCGGGCGGGGTGGCGTGGTGGGCGCATGCCGGCGGTTTTGTGACCGGTGCGTTGGTGGCGTGGGCGCTGCCGTCGGCGAGTGGGCGCAAAAAAAAGACGCCCCGCGGTAAGCGAAAGGCGTCTCGAGCAAAAGGGTGA
- a CDS encoding Kelch repeat-containing protein, translating into MSRFKKLILTIFVVGALLGVFFHFWWMRSWGPRAGVVDTPAGRYDWAADLPVARTEAGGTSVGNTFYVLGGINAWAQTYQDLLAFDAASNQWEERAPFPYLINHPGVTNDGRYVYVAGGFGPLGIRLRGFMFARWDPMERLWRYDPATNAWAELASMPAPRGAGGVTWGDGKLWYVGGINENRELAAELFAYDPKTDTWEEMPPMPTPRDHMRLEYVDGALYALSGRKDDMRFNLGQVERFDIATRTWSSRAPIPTPRGGFGSAVLDGRIYTFGGEAVWTCFETVEIYDPQTDTWSTGPSLPEARHGIIAGAIGDDIHLVSGGRHPRVSISALHRVFTPTPRPTQP; encoded by the coding sequence ATGTCTCGTTTCAAGAAGTTGATCCTGACCATCTTTGTCGTGGGTGCTCTGTTGGGAGTGTTCTTCCACTTTTGGTGGATGCGTTCGTGGGGCCCGCGTGCTGGTGTGGTGGATACACCCGCCGGTCGCTACGATTGGGCGGCCGATCTGCCGGTGGCCCGCACCGAAGCCGGTGGCACCAGCGTGGGTAACACCTTCTACGTCCTCGGTGGCATCAACGCCTGGGCGCAGACCTATCAGGACCTGCTCGCATTCGACGCAGCCAGCAACCAGTGGGAAGAGCGCGCCCCATTCCCCTACCTCATCAACCACCCCGGCGTGACCAATGATGGGCGTTACGTTTACGTCGCCGGAGGCTTCGGTCCCCTCGGGATCCGCCTGCGTGGTTTCATGTTCGCCCGCTGGGATCCGATGGAGCGGCTCTGGCGCTACGATCCGGCAACCAACGCTTGGGCCGAACTTGCATCCATGCCCGCGCCGCGCGGTGCGGGAGGCGTCACGTGGGGCGACGGCAAACTCTGGTATGTCGGCGGCATCAACGAAAACCGCGAACTCGCGGCCGAGCTCTTCGCCTACGACCCGAAGACCGACACGTGGGAAGAAATGCCGCCCATGCCGACGCCGCGCGATCACATGCGTTTGGAATACGTCGACGGCGCGCTCTACGCCCTCTCCGGCCGCAAGGACGACATGCGCTTCAACCTGGGCCAAGTGGAACGCTTCGACATCGCCACCCGCACCTGGTCATCCCGCGCCCCCATTCCGACACCACGCGGTGGTTTTGGCAGCGCCGTGCTGGATGGCCGCATCTACACCTTCGGCGGCGAAGCCGTCTGGACCTGCTTCGAAACCGTGGAAATCTACGATCCGCAAACCGACACGTGGAGCACCGGCCCCTCCCTGCCCGAGGCTCGCCACGGCATCATCGCCGGCGCGATTGGCGACGACATCCACTTGGTCTCCGGCGGACGCCATCCGCGCGTTTCGATCAGCGCCCTGCACCGGGTCTTCACGCCCACTCCCCGCCCGACCCAACCGTGA
- a CDS encoding HD domain-containing protein: MEPSSASLDRLGRQIAFIVEVDKLKEIFRQTLVINSRRQENDAEHSWHLCLVVITLAEYANDPDLDVLRVLKMLILHDIVEIDAGDTFAYDTVGMSDQHEREARAADRLFGLLPDDQAADFRALWDEFEERATAEAKFAAACDRFQPMLLNLNTEGASWRKHGITKPQVVARNQHVAEGSQAMWERISALLDEAVANGLLPAQAPAK; encoded by the coding sequence ATGGAACCCTCGTCCGCTTCGCTCGACCGCCTCGGTCGCCAGATCGCCTTCATCGTGGAGGTCGACAAACTCAAAGAGATCTTCCGCCAGACGCTGGTGATCAACAGCCGTCGGCAGGAAAACGACGCCGAGCACTCCTGGCACCTATGCCTCGTGGTCATCACCCTCGCGGAATACGCCAACGACCCCGACCTCGATGTGTTGCGCGTGCTCAAGATGCTCATCTTGCACGACATCGTCGAAATCGATGCCGGCGACACCTTCGCCTACGACACTGTCGGCATGAGCGACCAACACGAGCGCGAAGCTCGCGCCGCCGATCGTCTCTTCGGTCTGTTGCCCGATGACCAAGCCGCCGACTTCCGCGCGCTGTGGGACGAGTTTGAGGAGCGCGCCACGGCCGAAGCCAAGTTCGCCGCCGCCTGCGATCGCTTCCAACCGATGCTGCTCAACCTCAACACCGAGGGCGCTTCCTGGCGCAAACACGGTATCACCAAACCCCAGGTCGTCGCGCGCAACCAACACGTCGCCGAGGGGTCTCAAGCCATGTGGGAGCGCATCTCCGCGCTGCTCGATGAAGCGGTCGCCAACGGTCTCCTACCTGCCCAAGCACCGGCCAAATGA
- the thrC gene encoding threonine synthase, translating into MNFISTRGEAPALGFSDAVATGLAPDGGLFLPEELPQFSGDDLKAFAGLDYPALCTAFFRRFATDIDDATFAAIVAKSYTTFSHPEIAPLVPLADNLQVLELFHGPTLAFKDFALQLLGNLYEHQCATRQQTINVLGATSGDTGAAAIHGLLGKPGTAIFILYPDGRVAPLQERQMTCTGADNVFAMAIEGSFDDAQTALKEIFADQDFRLSHRLSAVNSINLARVLAQCVYYLSAWLRLPADRQDNVEFVVPTGNFGNVLAGWMLQKMGVPIRGFKVATNQNDILYRLFTTGEYQVDRVAPSLAPSMDIQVASNFERFLYFSVGRDAARVREIMSTFKATGQYRFENFDADTFSASRCNDAEIPSIIKSVYDRYGYVADPHTACAFAEHDPDRLSVVLSTAHPAKFPDTIRAAIGVDPTHPSLEALKERPIIKHPVAATADAIRGFITERAL; encoded by the coding sequence ATGAACTTCATCTCCACTCGCGGCGAAGCACCGGCGCTTGGTTTTAGTGACGCAGTCGCTACTGGTCTCGCGCCGGACGGCGGTTTGTTTCTGCCCGAAGAGCTGCCGCAGTTCTCCGGCGATGATTTGAAGGCGTTTGCCGGGCTCGATTATCCGGCGCTGTGCACAGCGTTCTTCCGTCGCTTCGCCACGGATATCGACGACGCGACCTTCGCCGCGATCGTCGCCAAATCCTACACGACGTTTTCGCATCCGGAGATCGCGCCGCTGGTCCCGCTCGCCGATAACCTGCAGGTCCTCGAGCTCTTCCACGGACCGACGCTGGCCTTCAAAGACTTTGCCCTGCAATTGCTCGGCAATCTCTACGAACACCAATGCGCGACGCGTCAGCAGACGATCAACGTGCTGGGCGCCACTTCCGGCGACACCGGTGCGGCCGCCATTCACGGCCTGCTCGGCAAACCCGGCACGGCCATCTTCATTCTTTATCCGGATGGCCGCGTCGCGCCGCTCCAAGAGCGGCAGATGACCTGCACGGGGGCGGACAACGTCTTCGCCATGGCGATCGAAGGTTCCTTCGACGACGCGCAGACCGCGCTGAAGGAGATCTTTGCCGATCAGGACTTTCGCCTCTCGCATCGCTTGTCGGCGGTGAACTCCATCAATCTCGCCCGGGTCCTCGCGCAGTGCGTGTATTACCTCTCGGCGTGGTTGCGGCTACCGGCGGACCGCCAGGACAACGTCGAGTTTGTGGTGCCGACCGGCAACTTCGGCAACGTGCTCGCCGGCTGGATGCTGCAAAAAATGGGCGTGCCCATCCGCGGCTTCAAGGTGGCGACCAACCAGAACGATATTCTCTACCGGCTCTTCACCACCGGCGAATACCAGGTCGACCGGGTGGCGCCGAGCCTCGCCCCGTCGATGGACATTCAAGTGGCGTCCAACTTCGAGCGTTTCCTCTATTTCTCCGTCGGGCGTGACGCGGCCCGAGTGCGCGAGATCATGAGCACTTTCAAAGCGACCGGGCAGTATCGCTTCGAGAACTTCGACGCCGACACCTTCTCGGCTTCGCGTTGCAACGATGCCGAGATCCCGAGCATCATCAAATCGGTGTATGATCGCTACGGATACGTTGCCGATCCGCACACGGCCTGCGCCTTTGCGGAACACGATCCGGATCGTCTCAGCGTGGTGCTCTCAACCGCCCACCCGGCAAAGTTCCCCGACACGATCCGTGCGGCCATCGGAGTCGACCCGACGCATCCGTCGCTGGAAGCGCTGAAGGAGCGTCCGATCATCAAACACCCGGTCGCCGCCACCGCCGACGCCATCCGCGGCTTCATCACCGAACGGGCGCTCTGA
- a CDS encoding aspartate kinase: MSRIVQKFGGTSVGDVERIKKVAERVKLTAAQGNQVVVVVSARAGITNELLSRARAVCKDPSEREMDMLLAVGEQETIALTAMALHDQGVDAVSFTGAMAGIQTDRAHTKARIVTIDASAVEKQLEAGKVVIVAGFQGINEEGHITTLGRGGSDLSAIALASAVKADKCEIFTDVDGVYTADPRIVGKAQKINEISYDEMLELASSGSKVMQPRSVEFAEKHGVLFEVRSSFNFNRGTVVKAEVPHMEKVVVRGVAVDKDQAKIIVSNILDKPGSAAKVFRALADANIVVDMIVQNVGRNGIANLTFTVPQGDTLKAQKSLEPVLDEIGGGHVAVHEAIAKLSVVGVGMKTHSGVAADLFKGLADASINIDLITTSEIKISVVIELDRADEAARIVHTIFGLDAE, from the coding sequence ATGTCACGAATCGTGCAAAAATTTGGCGGCACCTCCGTAGGTGACGTCGAACGAATCAAGAAAGTCGCCGAACGCGTCAAACTCACCGCCGCCCAGGGTAACCAGGTCGTGGTGGTGGTGTCTGCCCGGGCCGGCATTACCAACGAGTTGCTCTCCCGCGCTCGCGCGGTGTGCAAAGACCCGAGTGAGCGCGAGATGGATATGCTGCTGGCCGTGGGCGAGCAGGAGACCATCGCACTCACCGCGATGGCACTGCACGATCAAGGCGTCGACGCCGTGTCCTTCACGGGCGCCATGGCCGGCATCCAGACCGACCGCGCCCACACCAAGGCCCGCATCGTCACCATCGACGCCTCGGCCGTGGAAAAGCAGCTCGAAGCCGGCAAGGTCGTCATCGTGGCCGGTTTCCAGGGCATCAATGAGGAAGGCCACATCACCACGCTCGGTCGCGGTGGTTCCGACCTCAGTGCGATCGCCCTCGCGTCGGCCGTGAAGGCCGACAAGTGCGAGATCTTCACCGACGTCGATGGCGTCTACACCGCCGACCCGCGCATCGTGGGCAAGGCTCAGAAGATCAACGAAATTTCCTATGACGAAATGCTCGAGCTGGCCTCGTCCGGTTCGAAGGTCATGCAACCCCGCTCTGTCGAGTTCGCCGAAAAGCACGGCGTTTTGTTCGAAGTCCGCTCATCCTTTAACTTCAACCGAGGAACCGTAGTGAAAGCAGAAGTCCCCCACATGGAAAAAGTCGTCGTCCGCGGCGTCGCGGTCGATAAGGACCAGGCCAAGATTATCGTGAGCAACATTCTCGATAAGCCCGGTTCCGCCGCGAAAGTGTTCCGCGCCCTGGCCGATGCGAACATCGTCGTGGACATGATCGTGCAGAACGTCGGTCGCAACGGCATCGCGAATCTCACCTTCACCGTGCCGCAGGGCGACACCCTCAAAGCCCAGAAGTCGCTCGAGCCGGTGCTCGACGAAATCGGCGGCGGTCACGTGGCGGTGCACGAAGCCATCGCGAAACTTTCCGTCGTGGGCGTGGGCATGAAGACGCACTCCGGCGTCGCTGCCGACCTGTTCAAGGGTCTGGCCGATGCGTCGATCAACATCGACCTCATCACGACCTCCGAGATCAAGATCTCGGTGGTGATCGAGCTCGATCGCGCCGACGAAGCCGCCCGTATCGTGCACACCATCTTCGGCCTCGACGCCGAGTAG
- a CDS encoding glycosyltransferase family 2 protein: protein MSRSARPTISFVALFYRDAPTVESVLRALDRVLAELCESYEIIAIDDCSPDDTWATIQRVATTLPRVVPVQNPTNLGVGASFQRAARRCAYDWIGYTDGDDQFEVDDLRLLTPHLTEADVVSGRRARRADGFRRVLASEVFNFLARSCFPIPLRDINSALKLYRTALLKALPDWDSGAFYDTEIIVRLAVDHSARMVEVPVRHKPRPFGEAGGLSTRNIRNILQNLSGERMQRYRRPGPVAATTRVALSVALRCLPAAT, encoded by the coding sequence GTGAGTCGCTCGGCGCGCCCGACCATCTCCTTCGTCGCTCTCTTTTATCGCGACGCGCCGACCGTCGAGAGCGTTCTCAGGGCACTCGACCGGGTGCTCGCCGAGCTTTGCGAGAGCTACGAAATCATCGCCATCGATGACTGCAGCCCCGACGACACCTGGGCCACCATCCAACGCGTTGCGACCACCCTCCCCCGCGTCGTTCCGGTGCAAAACCCCACGAACCTGGGAGTGGGGGCCAGTTTCCAGCGGGCCGCTCGACGGTGTGCGTATGACTGGATCGGATACACCGACGGTGACGACCAGTTTGAAGTCGATGATTTGCGCCTGCTCACACCTCATCTGACTGAGGCCGATGTCGTTTCTGGCCGACGGGCCCGCCGGGCCGACGGATTTCGCCGAGTCTTGGCCTCCGAAGTATTCAATTTCCTGGCGCGCAGCTGCTTTCCCATCCCGTTGCGCGACATCAACTCGGCGCTGAAGCTCTACCGCACAGCTCTGCTCAAAGCCCTGCCCGATTGGGACAGTGGCGCGTTCTACGACACGGAGATCATCGTGCGACTGGCCGTCGATCACTCCGCCCGTATGGTGGAAGTGCCGGTGCGCCACAAACCACGTCCGTTCGGCGAGGCTGGTGGACTCTCGACCCGCAACATTCGCAACATCCTCCAAAACTTGTCGGGGGAACGCATGCAGCGCTACCGCCGGCCGGGTCCGGTGGCGGCGACCACGCGCGTCGCGCTCAGCGTCGCCCTCCGCTGCCTGCCGGCCGCGACGTGA
- a CDS encoding homoserine dehydrogenase, with translation MSDLPVVNIGICGLGTVGQGVWKHITRSRAKFESRLGAKLVLKRASVRNLAKKRSVRVSKSRMSDDPMAVATDPSIQIVCELIGGTTVAKEVTLAALKLGKTVISANKALVCECGPEIFAAARENGGHYFFEASVAGGIPIIKALREGLVANRFGRIYGILNGTCNYIITRMEREGLSYPVILKEAKALGYAEADESLDVEGWDTAHKASILAYLAHGTWVPTKSMVVEGITKLSQADIQFAEESGYAIKLLAVITRDLDSDELAVSVAPTLLPRTKVLANVNEVYNGISVAGDVVGETVYIGRGAGQDATASAVISDIVDAIALLLRGNAPLPEPVEHQCPLCLPERIEGEYYLRMDVSDTPGVLAKISSVTAKYKVSIASLQQRPADKKDAASLILTTHRSNEKAIRATVKHLSRLACVLGEPLLLRIASFDD, from the coding sequence ATGAGCGATCTCCCTGTCGTTAATATCGGCATCTGCGGCCTCGGCACCGTAGGGCAGGGGGTGTGGAAACACATCACCCGTTCCCGTGCCAAATTTGAATCCCGCCTCGGGGCCAAACTCGTCCTGAAACGAGCCTCGGTGCGCAACCTCGCCAAGAAGCGTAGCGTGCGGGTCAGCAAGTCCCGCATGTCGGACGATCCGATGGCGGTCGCAACCGATCCGTCCATTCAGATCGTCTGTGAGTTGATTGGCGGCACCACTGTGGCGAAGGAGGTCACGCTGGCGGCGCTCAAGCTGGGCAAGACCGTCATTTCGGCCAACAAAGCGCTCGTCTGCGAATGTGGTCCGGAGATCTTCGCGGCGGCACGCGAGAACGGCGGGCATTACTTCTTCGAAGCGTCGGTGGCGGGTGGTATTCCGATCATCAAAGCCCTGCGCGAGGGTCTCGTGGCCAATCGTTTCGGCCGCATCTACGGTATCCTCAACGGCACCTGCAATTACATCATCACGCGCATGGAGCGCGAGGGGCTGTCCTACCCGGTCATCCTCAAAGAGGCCAAGGCCCTCGGTTACGCCGAGGCCGACGAGTCGCTTGACGTCGAAGGCTGGGACACCGCGCACAAGGCTTCGATTCTCGCCTACCTCGCCCACGGCACCTGGGTGCCGACCAAGTCGATGGTGGTGGAGGGCATCACCAAGCTGAGCCAAGCCGACATCCAGTTTGCGGAGGAAAGCGGCTACGCGATCAAGCTGCTCGCGGTCATCACACGCGACCTCGATTCCGACGAACTCGCCGTGAGCGTGGCTCCGACCCTGCTGCCGCGCACCAAGGTGCTGGCCAACGTCAACGAGGTCTACAACGGCATCTCCGTTGCCGGTGACGTGGTCGGCGAGACGGTTTACATCGGTCGCGGCGCGGGCCAGGACGCCACCGCCAGCGCGGTCATTTCCGACATCGTCGATGCCATCGCCCTCCTGCTGCGCGGCAACGCGCCGTTGCCGGAGCCGGTCGAGCACCAGTGCCCGCTCTGCCTGCCGGAACGGATCGAAGGCGAATATTACCTGCGTATGGACGTGAGTGATACGCCCGGCGTGCTCGCGAAGATTTCCAGCGTCACCGCCAAATACAAGGTGAGCATCGCCAGCCTGCAGCAACGCCCGGCCGACAAGAAGGACGCCGCCTCGCTCATCCTGACGACCCACCGCAGTAACGAAAAAGCGATTCGCGCGACCGTGAAACACCTGTCCCGTCTCGCCTGCGTGCTGGGCGAGCCCCTGCTGTTGCGCATCGCCAGCTTCGACGACTGA
- the serA gene encoding phosphoglycerate dehydrogenase, producing MKILVADKISAKGVAYLREQPGFEVVEAYGSSPEQVLELVKDVHAIAVRSETKVTREVLEAAPELKVVGRAGVGVDNVDVEAATERGVVVMNTPSGNTIATAELTFAHILSGARPVPQAAASMKAGRWDRKVFAGVELFRKTLGIIGMGRIGGEVAKRAQAFGMQVVAYDPYLAPSRAKAMQVEAVTLDELLEKSDFITVHMPLTDDTKYMIDEAALAKCKSGVRLYNCARGGIIKESALIEALKSGQVAGAGLDVFEEEPLANDSELRSLSNVNLTPHLGASTVEAQAAVGVEIAEQISDVLSKGIIRNAVNMPSIDSAAIKVLGPYLDLGSKLGTLVQQISPNQISSLRITYWGKIIDLDANAVTRSIQRGYLRRISGDEVNEVNAPYLLKRLGVEVEVTKSNSDVDYTELISVAAIDGEGKSHSVLGTLIGKAQQPRIVGINGREVEVAAEGKLLVLENLDQPGMVGEVGTLLGRTGVNIADMSLSRLVQGETAYMVVRVDSEPGDEARTELKAHPKIKLAKFVQL from the coding sequence ATGAAAATCCTCGTAGCCGACAAGATCTCAGCCAAAGGAGTAGCCTATCTGCGTGAGCAGCCGGGCTTCGAAGTCGTGGAGGCCTATGGCTCCTCCCCCGAGCAAGTGCTCGAGCTCGTCAAAGACGTGCACGCCATTGCGGTGCGCTCCGAGACCAAGGTGACGCGGGAGGTCCTCGAGGCCGCCCCGGAACTGAAGGTCGTCGGTCGTGCCGGTGTGGGTGTGGACAACGTCGATGTCGAGGCGGCCACCGAACGTGGTGTCGTCGTGATGAACACGCCCTCGGGCAATACCATCGCGACCGCCGAATTGACCTTCGCCCACATCCTCAGTGGTGCCCGCCCGGTGCCGCAGGCCGCGGCTTCGATGAAGGCCGGTCGCTGGGACCGCAAGGTCTTCGCCGGCGTCGAGCTGTTCCGCAAGACCCTCGGCATCATCGGCATGGGCCGCATCGGTGGCGAAGTCGCCAAGCGCGCGCAGGCCTTCGGCATGCAAGTTGTCGCCTACGATCCCTACCTCGCCCCGAGCCGCGCCAAGGCCATGCAGGTGGAGGCCGTCACCCTCGACGAATTGCTCGAGAAATCGGATTTCATCACGGTGCACATGCCGCTCACCGACGACACCAAATACATGATCGACGAGGCGGCCCTCGCGAAGTGCAAGTCGGGCGTGCGCCTCTACAACTGTGCTCGCGGCGGCATCATCAAGGAGTCCGCGCTCATCGAGGCCCTCAAGTCCGGTCAGGTTGCCGGCGCCGGTCTCGACGTGTTTGAAGAGGAGCCTCTCGCGAACGACAGCGAGCTGCGTTCCTTGTCCAATGTGAATCTCACCCCGCACCTCGGTGCCTCGACCGTCGAAGCCCAGGCCGCCGTCGGTGTGGAAATCGCCGAACAGATCAGCGACGTGCTGAGCAAGGGCATCATCCGCAACGCGGTGAACATGCCCTCAATCGACAGCGCCGCCATCAAGGTGCTCGGCCCGTATCTCGATCTCGGCTCCAAGCTCGGCACGCTCGTGCAACAGATTTCCCCGAATCAGATCAGCAGCCTGCGGATCACCTACTGGGGCAAGATCATCGACCTCGACGCCAACGCCGTCACCCGCTCGATCCAGCGCGGTTACCTCCGCCGCATCTCCGGCGATGAGGTCAACGAGGTTAACGCTCCCTACCTGCTCAAGCGCCTCGGCGTGGAGGTGGAGGTGACCAAGTCGAACTCCGACGTGGACTACACCGAGCTCATCTCGGTCGCCGCCATCGACGGCGAAGGCAAGTCTCACTCCGTGCTGGGCACCCTGATCGGCAAGGCTCAGCAGCCCCGCATCGTCGGCATCAACGGCCGCGAGGTCGAGGTGGCGGCAGAAGGCAAGCTGCTCGTCCTCGAGAATCTCGACCAGCCCGGTATGGTCGGCGAGGTCGGCACCTTGCTCGGTCGCACCGGGGTCAACATCGCCGACATGTCGCTCAGCCGACTCGTGCAGGGCGAGACCGCCTACATGGTGGTGCGCGTCGACAGCGAGCCGGGCGACGAAGCCCGCACCGAACTCAAGGCGCACCCGAAGATCAAGCTGGCCAAGTTCGTGCAGTTGTAA
- the araD gene encoding L-ribulose-5-phosphate 4-epimerase AraD has product MLLELKREAYEANLALPREGLINLTFGNASAIDRAKGVFAIKPSGVAYEDLTPEDMVLVDLEGEIVEGKLRPSSDTPTHRRLFIAFESIGGVVHTHSSHATAFAQAGRAIPIFGTTHADYFYGDIPVTRKMTADEIGGGAYEWETGNVIVEAFGDKDPADFPAVLVNRHAPFTWGPTVAKAVEVAVAVECIAHMALMSLQLAPQLPTIESELLNKHFKRKHGPGAYYGQTGNC; this is encoded by the coding sequence ATGCTCCTCGAACTCAAACGTGAAGCCTACGAGGCCAATCTCGCGCTGCCGCGCGAAGGTCTCATCAACCTGACCTTTGGCAACGCCTCCGCCATCGATCGCGCCAAGGGCGTGTTCGCCATCAAACCCTCCGGCGTCGCCTACGAAGACCTCACGCCCGAGGACATGGTGCTCGTCGACCTAGAGGGCGAAATCGTCGAAGGCAAACTGCGGCCATCCTCGGACACCCCGACGCATCGCCGTCTCTTCATCGCCTTCGAGTCGATCGGCGGCGTCGTGCACACCCACAGCTCCCACGCCACCGCCTTCGCCCAGGCCGGCCGTGCCATCCCGATCTTCGGCACGACGCACGCCGACTACTTCTACGGCGACATCCCCGTCACCCGCAAAATGACCGCCGACGAAATCGGCGGCGGCGCCTACGAGTGGGAAACCGGCAACGTCATCGTCGAAGCCTTCGGCGACAAAGACCCGGCCGACTTCCCCGCCGTGCTGGTCAACCGTCACGCCCCCTTCACCTGGGGCCCCACCGTCGCCAAAGCCGTCGAGGTCGCCGTCGCGGTTGAATGCATCGCGCACATGGCCCTCATGTCGCTGCAGCTCGCGCCGCAGTTGCCCACCATCGAGTCCGAGCTCCTCAACAAACACTTCAAACGCAAGCACGGCCCCGGCGCCTACTACGGCCAGACCGGCAACTGCTGA
- the plsY gene encoding glycerol-3-phosphate 1-O-acyltransferase PlsY: MITPILLTVAFAYVLGSLPFGYWVAKRKGVNILEVGSKNPGATNVKRVLGKGPGNVVFALDVCKGIFATITPLIVFPIVLGDSARSGTFLYDLGGVAGVVGAVLGHSFSCFLGFRGGKGVATAAGGLLMLMPLPCLVAAVAWVVTFFASRFVSLASIVAAAIIAITPWFLSFGMTLNVMATLLGLLVIVRHHANISRLMAGTEHRWDRK, translated from the coding sequence ATGATCACCCCGATCCTCCTCACCGTTGCCTTTGCCTACGTGTTGGGATCGTTGCCGTTTGGTTACTGGGTGGCGAAGCGCAAGGGCGTTAACATCCTCGAGGTCGGCAGCAAAAATCCCGGCGCCACCAACGTAAAACGCGTGCTGGGCAAAGGCCCCGGCAACGTCGTGTTTGCGCTGGATGTCTGCAAGGGGATCTTCGCGACCATCACGCCGTTGATCGTGTTTCCGATCGTGCTCGGCGATTCCGCTCGTTCGGGCACCTTCCTTTATGATCTCGGTGGCGTGGCCGGCGTGGTCGGAGCGGTTCTCGGGCACTCCTTCTCCTGCTTCCTCGGCTTTCGCGGCGGCAAGGGGGTGGCGACGGCTGCCGGTGGTTTGTTGATGCTCATGCCCCTGCCGTGCCTCGTTGCCGCGGTGGCGTGGGTGGTCACCTTCTTTGCGAGCCGGTTTGTTTCTTTGGCGTCCATTGTGGCCGCCGCAATCATAGCGATTACGCCGTGGTTCCTGTCGTTTGGCATGACCCTCAACGTGATGGCGACCCTGCTCGGTTTGCTCGTCATCGTGCGGCATCACGCGAATATCAGCCGTCTCATGGCTGGCACCGAGCATCGTTGGGACCGTAAGTAG